AAATTACATAACATTATACACAAAGGACCATCCACTACCCTTCCATCAAGAAAGAGTAGGTGGGAGAAGCTGCCACAAATTTCACAAACCCAACAACCACCAGACAATCGCTTTATTAGCTATGAGAAGCTGAGCCTGTCTACGGTCCCTGACAGCTCGAAATCGACGGGCCCCACCACATCGCTCCCGATTATCTTCTCTTCCGCCTTGTGGTTGCTGTTGATTGTGTTCTGATCGTTCGATTCTGCGACGGTGGGAGCAGCATTGCATTCGTCATAGCGATAACAGGAGATGAGGTGGTCGTTGGTCATGCCTGAAGCCTGCATGAAGGAATAGACGACCGTCGGCCCGACACGTAGACCCCTCCGCACCAGGTCTTTGCTTATGAAGTCGGCTTTGGGAGTCTTTACTGGGACCTGACGGGGGTGGCGGAATCTGCTCACTATGGGCTTGTAGCTCACAAAGCTCCAGCAGTATCGATCAAACGATCCGAACTCCTCTATGATCTGTGCCAGGAAATGAGCATGAAGATAATTTACTTGGAAACTATACATAAAAACTCATCGCTTTCATTAAAAATCCCAACGAGCTTAAAGCGGGTAATGTTTGCAATTTTCTGAACGCTAAACAGAAGGAAACCTCAGTATAAACAAATGATTTCCATTTTACACCCATGAAATATTACAAGCAATATATCTATTACTTTAAACTACAAGATGTCATCACTTTGTCTCATTCACAAGCGTTCTGTTAGGAGATATCTATCACTTCGCTCATAGGATAATGAGAGTAAAACGTAGCTTTTAAAATACCAGAGGGCAATGTGAAAGTCGCGTATTTTAGCCTTTATGAATGATCAATCAAGTAATTCAGAAAGAAATTCAATGATTAATTAACAATGCAAGTGAGAATAGCCCTAGATAAAATAGGCCCTTTTCCAAACGAAAATGACGGAAATTCAAGGCTAGCTGACTAGAAGACAAGAGAGGGAGGAACCAACCTTGACAATTTCATGTGCATTCTCGATGATGTGGCGCAGCTTTGTCTCGGATAATAGGAAGCTAGCAGGACTTCCTGGTGACATAATCTTCTTCTCATTTAATTTACAGACCAATACTGGATCGAAATCCATGAAGACTTCCCTGTGAAATAAATTTAAGCAGACAATAGGATTAAATTACATATGGTAAATCTTCAAGTGGTTATATCAGTGATGAAAATTACCTGAATAAGTGTCTCTTGCTTAGAATTGCTGGCCATGTAAGTTCAGCTAATGCACCTGATAGTACAAGCAACTCAAACAACTTCCTGTAATttaatgaaggaaaaaaaacaatttattaTGTGtcatctataaaataatttaggaaCATCCGTTGTGATAGATTGAGGTAAGAGGGTTTGACATTGCATACTTATCATCATGCACTGGGACCCCCCACTCTTCATCATGGAATGTTACATAACAGGGATCTGTTGCATGTCAAATCAAGATTACATGTTAACATTTTTCTAAGGCAACTGCAGATAAGAATGGGCAAAAGATACAAAGTGACGCTAAGACGCAATCTATTGAAACTTATGTACGAACCCATACATTTAAGGACACTTGCATTGATGTAATTGCAAGTTCGCAATAAATCAACTTTAGTGAGAACAGAAATATTAGTTACATCTTCAACCATGATAGTGGCAAGGAGATCTCGTGCCTAACCATTGGCTCGATTCATTGAAAACACCTTCCCATCGGAAATGTCTGAGCCCATGGAAAATTCCAAAATGCAGCCTGTGATTAGGCAACTGTTCTCCACAATGTCATCATAGCCAACAACAAGACAAATGTTTCTACTCTTATAAGATTAAATTTATGAACGAATCACAATTAGAGCAATCCAAACACCCACTTAGAAGAATGAGAGAGAAACTTATCAGCACCCAAATCCTGAAGGCATGCACAATAAACTTACATTTGACCCAAGAACATGGAGAAGAAAAGATAGATTAGGTATTAAATAATGAGAGGAACTGAAGGAAGGACACAAGGTGGAGATGGGTGCTGTGTATGCGGGGGTGTGTTTAAACTGTTTTAGATGCaatcaaaagaattttttcAGTTTCTCATGTTTATCTACAGTCCAAGTACATCGAACACAAACTCGAAACTGCTCTCTTTGGTAGAAAAGGCAATAACTTTTACACAAGCCATGATATTCTTTTACTCTTTCATTGTAATAGATGTAACTAAGCTTCAACTCATTTAATATCTTCTCTCTACCTTTTTATTCCTAGTGTGACATGTCATCCACCCAGCCCATCTGGCCTTGGTTTATCTCTAAGAAATCTTCTGATCACTTGAGAACGAAAAAGTATGTGTAGCCATTAACTATAGAAAGGACAAAATGAATCAGCTACATTCATTGTTGCCTTTCACATACATAGTGCAGCAAATATGCGAAATTGCACAAATACCCCTCCAATGTTGGAATTTGCATGTGTATCCTAGAAAACGTTACTTTTTTGTAGCATGCCCCTGCCAAGTTACCTACTTGAAAACTTGATAAAGTGTGCACGGAAATAAATAAGGTTCGGAAGCATGCACATTTGCAGGGTATTTGCTCCATTTCATACATTTGCAGAGGTATATATGCAAAAACACCCCAACTATATTGCCCCCATCAAAGTAgtcatataatttatgtatagcAAACATTCAACTACTCAATTATCACAAATTCACTAAAATATGGTGTCCCTAAGGAGCAGACCCATCAGGTAAATTTAAAAGTGGTAGAGCTATCAAGAAGAAAGGAGAGGAATTGAGAAGTCTCATATGAAAACAAATTTATGAACTTCTCTTTTCTGCGATATGAAAATGGTTTATGCTGAATATCGGATTGAAAATCAAATGAATTGTCAGAGATGTTTGACAAATTCAGGTTAGAATTTAAGTCATAATAGCGAATAATTCATAACTAATAATCAATATATGCTTTAACCTCTTATTCATTCATTGAGAGATTGGAGAAATATATGGGGGTTTTTTAAATTGCCATTTGGATTTGTACCATGATGTTTACCAGTAACTTTCATACATCTAAATTATCATGTGTTAACATGTACGTTGTAACAAAAAAGACAGGAAGGTGCATGTATtcgaaaaaacaaaaattaacagTATTCAGTGGCACTCACTGCCAAAATCTGATAGTTATTCACCACAACTATACCATTTTGTTTGTTGATGATTAAACTGCATCTATGTGTACTTCAAAATTGTCAACATGCATCTAACAATTTTATCAACGGTGATACTACTCACAGAACAACACTACTACAATATAAACCAAAGAAGGCATATCGGTTATATCCTCTGCAAGATGACATAGTGTCAAACTGTTGCTTAAGTTACAATCCACAAACCACTTaatatacaaagaaaaaaaactaagcATATCAAGCTTTCCAACGTCTTTTTCTCTTCCAATTTACCATTATGTAGTAAAGATTCATCctgaaaacataaaaagaatttctcaaatatctgcATCTTCCATCAAATACATGTCCTGCTTCAATTTGACCAGCTACAATAGATACCATGAGTTGTATGATTTGACTAGCTAAAAGTACAAATAAGCCTGACGATAGATATTCTACCATGTTGCTCCGGTACGACCACGACGTATAGCCATATCTGGTGTAGTATAGATACGACTCTTTTAATTAGCTattaaatcaacaaaaatgtACTCTAATCCCACCACCGACATATGGTTGTAATCCAAAAACCCTATAAGAAGTTTTCAACAGTTAACTCACCAATTCTAATTAAATTACGTTTCCTAGTACGAAAACAACGTTGCATTCGGACGCGAAAATAGCCGCATCTCTAACTTATACCGACAAAATGTAATGTCAAATGTTAATGCAGTAAAATTTCCACATTGAAACATTAAGCACAGGGAGGGCAAATCAATTATATACGCACCAGTATTCGGAGTAACCCAAGAACACCTCCTCTTCACCGTCGAGATCTCCACCGGAGGCACCGACGCACCATCGGGAACAACTTTCTCCAGCTTAGCCGGGACTTTACTATCCGACCTAGCGGAGCTCGGCCTCCGCCGGGCCGTGAAGCTCGGCCTCCCGATCCTCCCCGTTGAGGCGCGGCTACAGAACGAATCCGTGGAAGCATCCGAAGAGCAAGAAGCGTTCAATGAAAAGTTGGAGCGTAGCAGCAGCTCCTGCCTACGCAACACTGAGGGAGCACTTTGCGGCGCCGGCGAAGGCGAAGAGGACTTCTTCTCCTCCGCCTTGTTCGGCTTCGGGGAATGCTTCCGAGGTATAGAAGACGATCTCGCCTTGTTCCCCCCAGGTCCGAGGATCGGCCTCGCCTCCGATTCCGCGACATTAATGGACCGCACCTTCGGAGCTCCCGTCGACATCGGAACAAACaacaaatccaaaaccctaagaTCTCACCTCCCAAAACCTCATGGAACACGACTCACACCTCCAGATCTCAAAAAACCCTCCACAAAGTCGATCCCTAAAAGCTCCGATCTCCATCAAAACCCTAAGAATGCGAACGTAGCACGAAACCTACCTCCTCTCGAAGCGGAAACCCCAAAATCGAACGGAGAACACCCCGACATTGCGAAAACCTACTCGAAAACACCCATTCGAGCACCCAAATCGCGAGATTTGCGAGGAAAAATCGCTCCGATCCTCCGCAATCCGCGCGTCGCCGCCCCAATCGAGCGCAAGAAACCCTAGCGGCGAAGGGAAACGCTCGGGGATTCGATGATTCGGGGAGGAGAacgaagggagagagagagagagtgagaggttgtgaggaggaggaaaaaaaagggagCTTTTACTTCGCAGTTTTTGAACCGGGGGGTGACCGGAAGATCCCGGTCGGGTTAGGTGGCTCGACCGGCTGTAGCCGGTGGCTTTGTCGGGAGAGAACGGCGGGGAACAGCTTCTTCACGCCCTAGGCTACCAGAAATTTTACCATGGACCCGGTGTATAAGTACATTTCATACACCATACACTTTGAAGttttttaggataaattttaatttgactttttattgttcccttatttttttactttgtcgttttatagttaaaaatttatactaaaCAATCCTATGTTTATTGCATAGCAACGATGTTTTGCTAAACgtagttttataaaattgtaaaataatatattttacaaatcatACTAAAATATGGATAATTGAATAGCAAAATATTATACAACTTTGCagcttttaaaaagtattatttCGGTATGTTATTTAACTTTATTTAATGCTAAGTATTTAggtgaaacaaaatttttttaaaaaagcacaTGGCATTTAAATagaactattttaaaaaaagaagtaaaactACTATgagacaaattaaagtttatccaACTTTTATTACATGCGCTTAAAAATTATAGCTAACTCATTGGTTGTATTGTTTAATGATATTTAAAATGTCCAAGgctaaaagttaaatattttgaatattaatttcttctaaatcaaaaataattttttatgtattattaattttatacatgtcatttttatttaattagattttaattttaagatataaattatcaaatattatgtgtaatattttatttgtctgAATATGCAGGGTtgtaatttttacatattaaagCTCATAAATGTtagacattaaatttttttataaattagtcCATTATTAGTTCACACTATTAACATTTCAGAGTActtattgtttatatatatataatttttaattacattaaattaaattacgatagaagtttttcatttttggataataattaataaatataaaatatggtGTATGAGATGTACGAATGCACCCGGTGCAGCAATAATTCCGTTTGCGAGCAATAAACGAATCGAATCTTTTGCTTTGGACTGTTTcagttttcatttttctttttttttcagatatttAGGTTTACTAAACACCCTCGGTGTTGTAATTATTTACGAGTTTGCGCACAAGCGTTAATTTCttcaatacccttctaaaaggGTGTATTTTCATTAATGCCCCTTCAAATTCGTGCCCTTTTATATATGTAAGGGTTTTTGGTAtaaagttttgaatttaaagaTTTCGAGGGGTATTAATAACAattacatagagagagagagagagagagaggtattaatgataattatattatattgtaaattttggagagatatttatgatatttttaaatttaaaaaaatagatttaaaattattgtttaGATAAATAGATAGGTGAGATGTGTTATATACACTATTTTCAGAATTTATGAATAGTATTGCTCTAGTTcaattgttttaaatttttaccatgATGCAGTGGACTTTTAAGAAACACCAATTCAATCCCTTCATATTTTTATGAAAGTCTACTTTTGTTGATTCAAGAGTTCTGATTTAGGagcgtaattttttttaaaaggtgcATCTTtttaaacactttttttttcttttaaattttatctgcataaattttaaaatttgtggaGCGAAATTCAATAATGGAGAAAAAAGTGTCTCAAAATCCATCGCGTGAAAGAAGCGTCATTAGAAAATATAGAGACATATTAGAGTATGTTTGCTTCACTGAAACCAAAAGTAGAGCGTGGAATTGATTATAACCGTAAGtatctatatttgttatttggTTTGTCGTAAATTAAATTCGTCTgtgttgttacattttattattaatatgattttaatAACCTTTTGATAACTTATACTCTTGCATTCATGAAAGAATGCAAGTTACTTCATAACTCTACTTTGATTGAAACCTAACATATGCTTTCGTAAACTCCTATAGAACTAACTATGTAACCTATGGGTTTAAAACTTTCGTAATCTATACTTTTGAAGCCTATATATAGAGGGCTTCTCTATACTTCAAtataacataaaaaaagaaaactacaaTATCTATATtctacttgagagagagaaggtcaaagaaagatatttattttggtggagctttgggctcatctacttgtgcagagttggtgaagccacacgacgagGGTCGAGCCGTTGAATCCTGGAAGGGACAAGTCAGTACTCTGCTGCATCGGTTCAGAGGCTTTGCCAaccgcagagggcttgaatctccttaaagacagcgagatatccgtgcctcggcttgatcgactcgttgatattttttaaattattttgtagctaacctctattttttgaatatttacaccaacagtctgtaattttactttttcaaaaaattgtaaTCGACTTTGTCCCGAACGGTGACAAAGCAAATTACAGaagaaaaaatgataaaaataataaaaaataactatcataatttcttttttaccCTCTTATGTAATAAtgcataaaattttcataataacATACAAAGAAAATGGAACAACTACAATTTCCGATTTATTAACTTtatattaaatagataataaaaaataatttatactagagtttaagtaaaaataatttttatgttagAATTTAGTTACGCGGTTACGTCAAATAAACAGTTCtaagaaatttttttcata
The genomic region above belongs to Ananas comosus cultivar F153 unplaced genomic scaffold, ASM154086v1, whole genome shotgun sequence and contains:
- the LOC109704799 gene encoding uncharacterized protein LOC109704799 — protein: MSTGAPKVRSINVAESEARPILGPGGNKARSSSIPRKHSPKPNKAEEKKSSSPSPAPQSAPSVLRRQELLLRSNFSLNASCSSDASTDSFCSRASTGRIGRPSFTARRRPSSARSDSKVPAKLEKVVPDGASVPPVEISTVKRRCSWVTPNTDPCYVTFHDEEWGVPVHDDKKLFELLVLSGALAELTWPAILSKRHLFREVFMDFDPVLVCKLNEKKIMSPGSPASFLLSETKLRHIIENAHEIVKIIEEFGSFDRYCWSFVSYKPIVSRFRHPRQVPVKTPKADFISKDLVRRGLRVGPTVVYSFMQASGMTNDHLISCYRYDECNAAPTVAESNDQNTINSNHKAEEKIIGSDVVGPVDFELSGTVDRLSFS